A region from the Gemmatimonadota bacterium genome encodes:
- a CDS encoding sigma-70 family RNA polymerase sigma factor, whose protein sequence is MSSVHEATRLFAAWRSGDEASLERLLPLIYEELRRLAGRYMRSERPDHTLQPTALVNEAYLRLLDADLSFTDRAHFFRIAAQVMRRILVDHARLKQAEKRGGKGAVAVTLDEGLLVHDTAPQVILDIDEALARLAQQDERKAKVVELFYFGGLSYDESAEALGISPATVHRDLQFAKAWLYRELGGSSEEDHSDR, encoded by the coding sequence ATGAGCTCTGTCCACGAAGCCACCCGACTCTTCGCTGCGTGGCGCAGTGGCGACGAGGCCAGCCTGGAACGGCTCCTTCCGCTGATCTACGAGGAGCTCCGCCGGCTTGCGGGTCGGTACATGCGCAGCGAACGCCCTGATCATACCCTGCAGCCCACCGCGCTGGTCAACGAGGCGTATCTGCGACTGTTGGACGCGGATCTGTCGTTCACCGATCGGGCGCACTTCTTCCGGATCGCCGCGCAGGTGATGCGACGCATCCTGGTGGACCACGCGCGCCTGAAGCAGGCGGAGAAACGCGGCGGCAAGGGAGCCGTGGCGGTCACCTTGGACGAAGGACTCCTGGTTCACGATACGGCCCCCCAGGTCATCCTCGACATCGACGAGGCCTTGGCGCGGCTCGCCCAGCAGGACGAGCGCAAGGCCAAGGTGGTGGAGCTGTTCTACTTCGGCGGGCTTTCCTACGACGAGAGCGCCGAAGCGCTCGGCATTTCGCCCGCGACGGTGCACCGGGACCTGCAGTTCGCCAAGGCCTGGCTGTATCGTGAGTTGGGCGGGAGCTCCGAGGAGGATCACAGCGACCGCTGA
- a CDS encoding Hsp20/alpha crystallin family protein yields the protein MAITRYTARRPSPWADFDQMFTRFFNDRALSPEGSSVSDWIPAVDVRESPDELLLTADLPGLSEKDIDIEFENGVLTIRGEKRAEEEREGERYHIWERRYGSFQRAFTLPRTVHSEGVKAVFENGVLKIHMPKVPEAKSRKIEVKSRA from the coding sequence ATGGCCATCACCCGGTACACGGCCCGGCGGCCCAGCCCCTGGGCGGATTTCGATCAAATGTTCACGCGCTTCTTCAACGACCGCGCGCTCAGCCCCGAAGGCTCCTCCGTATCGGACTGGATTCCCGCCGTCGACGTACGGGAGTCGCCGGACGAGCTCCTGCTGACCGCGGACCTGCCTGGCCTCAGCGAGAAGGACATCGACATCGAGTTCGAGAACGGCGTGCTCACCATTCGTGGTGAGAAGCGCGCCGAGGAGGAGCGGGAGGGCGAGCGCTACCACATCTGGGAGCGCCGCTACGGTTCCTTCCAGCGCGCGTTCACGCTGCCCCGGACCGTGCACTCCGAAGGTGTGAAGGCGGTCTTCGAGAACGGAGTTCTCAAGATCCACATGCCCAAGGTCCCCGAGGCCAAGAGCCGCAAGATCGAGGTGAAGAGCAGGGCCTAG
- a CDS encoding BadF/BadG/BcrA/BcrD ATPase family protein, which produces MANEVVIGIDGGGTRTRVLIMDRSGKEIGIGEGSATLVDPEAPAKAALLVDTIVRRVLNEHRVPRPAAALWAALAGAGRESTRQLLKKELEEISRDLVRRVEVGTDVDAAIHDAFGKGPGIVLISGTGSIAYAVTAEGERLSVGGWGSTLGDEGSGYALGLAGLSALLRAHDGRGPRTELSSLLKELGLAAPAELVDWVAHATKRDIAALAPTVVGIADRGDAVAQSLVNEAVAELRLHLKALLERLGPQASIRTVALVGGLIVPGRALRSRVERVINEMGLEILTREVRPDRGAARFALELAEPVR; this is translated from the coding sequence ATGGCGAACGAGGTAGTGATCGGCATCGACGGGGGCGGCACGCGGACCCGGGTGCTCATCATGGATCGCTCCGGCAAGGAGATCGGGATCGGGGAGGGCTCGGCGACGCTGGTCGATCCGGAAGCGCCGGCCAAGGCGGCGCTGTTGGTCGACACCATCGTGCGCCGGGTGCTGAACGAGCACCGTGTCCCCAGACCGGCGGCGGCGCTGTGGGCGGCTCTCGCCGGGGCGGGTCGGGAGTCCACCCGCCAGCTTCTGAAGAAGGAGCTCGAGGAAATCTCGCGCGACCTGGTCCGTCGAGTCGAAGTGGGCACCGACGTCGACGCGGCCATCCACGATGCCTTCGGGAAGGGACCCGGCATCGTACTGATTTCCGGCACCGGGTCGATCGCCTATGCGGTCACGGCCGAAGGGGAACGCCTTTCCGTCGGAGGGTGGGGTTCGACGTTGGGGGATGAGGGCTCCGGGTACGCGCTGGGACTGGCCGGGCTTTCGGCGCTGCTTCGTGCCCACGACGGTCGCGGGCCCCGGACCGAGCTTTCGTCGCTGCTCAAGGAGTTGGGGCTGGCGGCCCCGGCCGAGCTGGTCGACTGGGTGGCTCACGCCACCAAACGTGACATCGCCGCCTTGGCCCCCACGGTCGTGGGCATCGCCGACCGAGGCGATGCCGTGGCACAGAGCCTCGTCAACGAGGCCGTGGCCGAGTTGCGGCTCCATCTGAAAGCCCTTCTGGAGCGCCTGGGTCCGCAGGCGTCGATTCGCACCGTGGCCCTGGTGGGTGGCTTGATCGTACCCGGTCGGGCGCTGCGCTCGCGGGTCGAGCGGGTCATCAACGAGATGGGGCTGGAGATCCTGACGCGCGAAGTGCGGCCGGACCGAGGGGCGGCGCGGTTCGCCCTGGAGCTCGCCGAACCCGTGCGCTGA
- a CDS encoding sodium:solute symporter, giving the protein MSEAFTGLDVVVLGVYLLGVTVWGAWLGRGQTGGTDYFLGRRELPWLAVMLSIVATETSTLTFLSVPGIAYLGSLTFLQLTFGYLAGRVAVSVVFLPRYASGEMTTAYSMLERQFGAGARRFTSGVFMVTRLLADSVRLFATAIPLAIITGWPYPVSIAAIAVLTVVYTYLGGIRAVVWVDALQMGLYLVGGIVALVAVGLAVDGGWSAVFTQAAAAGKLQVLDFGLTLSTPYTFWAGVVGGGFLTMASHGTDQLIVQRLLTCRDLRSSQQALIGSGLAVIVQFALFLTVGLGLWAYYMTDAGPRAFDRPDEIFARFIVEGLPAGLTGLLMAGVFAAAMSSLSSSINSLASAAAYDFWAPLRGVDDDAAVLRAGRIFTLLWSALLVGGAVLFIPLSRGTSAVEVALAVASLVYGGLLGAFLMGVRGTRASSGVVAVAMTVGIGVVTVIWSLWTTQVAWPWFVPIGAAVTFATGTTLARVFRTA; this is encoded by the coding sequence ATGAGTGAAGCGTTCACCGGACTCGACGTCGTGGTGCTGGGCGTCTATCTGCTGGGCGTAACCGTCTGGGGCGCGTGGCTGGGACGCGGACAGACGGGCGGCACCGACTACTTTCTGGGGCGGAGAGAGCTTCCCTGGCTGGCCGTGATGCTGTCGATCGTGGCCACGGAGACGAGCACGCTTACGTTTCTCTCCGTACCGGGGATCGCCTACCTGGGCTCCCTGACGTTTCTGCAGCTCACGTTCGGCTACCTGGCCGGCCGCGTGGCGGTCTCGGTCGTGTTCCTGCCGCGCTATGCGAGCGGGGAGATGACGACCGCCTACAGCATGCTCGAACGCCAGTTCGGCGCGGGAGCGCGACGCTTCACGTCCGGGGTCTTCATGGTGACGCGGCTCCTGGCGGATTCGGTCCGCCTGTTCGCCACCGCGATTCCGTTGGCGATCATCACGGGCTGGCCCTATCCGGTGTCGATCGCCGCCATCGCCGTGCTCACCGTGGTCTACACCTATCTAGGTGGCATTCGCGCCGTGGTCTGGGTGGACGCCCTGCAGATGGGGCTCTACCTGGTCGGAGGGATCGTTGCCTTGGTGGCCGTTGGCCTCGCAGTGGACGGGGGCTGGAGTGCGGTCTTCACACAAGCGGCGGCAGCGGGCAAGCTGCAGGTCCTGGACTTCGGGTTGACGCTCTCCACCCCCTACACCTTCTGGGCGGGGGTGGTGGGCGGCGGGTTCTTGACGATGGCCTCCCACGGAACCGACCAACTCATCGTTCAACGCCTGCTCACCTGTCGTGACTTGCGCTCGAGCCAGCAGGCCCTGATCGGGAGCGGGCTGGCCGTCATCGTCCAGTTCGCGCTGTTCTTGACGGTGGGCCTGGGATTGTGGGCGTACTACATGACCGATGCGGGACCGCGAGCCTTCGATCGGCCCGACGAGATCTTCGCTCGCTTCATCGTGGAAGGCTTGCCCGCGGGGTTGACGGGCCTGCTGATGGCGGGTGTGTTCGCCGCCGCCATGTCGTCCCTGTCCTCCTCCATCAACTCGTTGGCCTCGGCGGCCGCCTACGACTTCTGGGCGCCGCTGCGGGGAGTCGACGATGATGCCGCCGTGCTGCGGGCCGGCCGCATCTTCACGCTGTTGTGGTCGGCCTTGCTGGTCGGTGGCGCGGTCCTCTTCATTCCGTTGAGTCGGGGCACCTCGGCTGTGGAGGTGGCCCTCGCGGTGGCCTCGCTGGTCTATGGAGGGCTCCTGGGAGCGTTCCTGATGGGGGTCCGAGGGACCCGGGCGTCGTCCGGGGTGGTGGCCGTGGCCATGACGGTCGGGATCGGCGTGGTCACCGTGATCTGGAGCCTCTGGACGACACAGGTGGCCTGGCCCTGGTTCGTGCCTATTGGTGCCGCCGTTACTTTCGCGACCGGAACCACATTGGCGCGGGTGTTCAGGACGGCGTGA
- a CDS encoding glycoside hydrolase family 3 N-terminal domain-containing protein has protein sequence MCTLACSAGAPAEAGPPPAPAYRTAAAVPEAEVLDELDFAGERWVEQTLAGLTLAEEVGQLVIPWIPGAYASTSSPEFKEIAGWVEELGLGGVSISIGLPHSYAAKLNELQRRARVPLLVTSDFENGGPGMRINHSYALPSLLAQGGGTSFPPTMAFGAIADERAAFEYGRITAAEARAVGVHMIFAPVLDVNSNPANPIINTRSFGERPADVARLGVAFIEGARAGGGLTTAKHFPGHGDTETDSHLALPVVTADRARLDRLELVPFRAAVDHGVDGVMTAHVSVPAVLGEDAPPATLSPYFMTRLLREEMGFRGVLFTDALRMAAISDAYGGGEAAVLAIEAGSDVILAPEDPRAAVTAVTDAVNSGRIPRERIQASVRRILTLKARVGLHERRFVDMEAVDELVGSAEHVRAAEADAVQSVTLVTDSWALVPLDLARRRRILSITYARVSDPAAGLAFDAELRRFGAEVRSQRVFDETPQDGYVELAAASDSVDLVVVSAYTPPTAAAGSVAAPEGLSGLVEGLRGRSPVVVVSLGNPYLRTAFPHADAYLIGWGPHEVSQQAAARALVGAQPITGRLPITLPPEQRVGMGLDRAATGARPVSDVRDPLAEAGVLPGRRVVRAAGAQDGALQATGMRISPLETEASEVGMSEAVLAQLDSLILAGVEQGVAPGVAVAVGRHGRVVRLRGFGRLDTDATSPPADAATLWDLASLTKVVGTTTAAMLLVEEGRLDLDAPVIRYLPDWADGDPRKRDVTVRHLLLHRAGLPPFRQWYLQESGRDAYQRVINGLALDYAPGDSTVYSDIGLMTTGFIVERISGLTLDAFLAERVFGPLGMVDTGFRPAAELIDRIAPTEIDRTFRRRHVRGEVHDENAWALGGVAGHAGLFSSARDLAVFAAMMLGNGVAPACRPVAGSGVPCNAPRPRDLTLLNASTIRLFTLRHDGTSSRALGWDTPSGNSSAGQYFSRRSFGHTGFTGTSIWMDPERDLFVVLLTNRVNPTRENQAHVPFRRAVHDLAARAVLDAPVGRE, from the coding sequence GTGTGCACGCTGGCGTGCTCCGCGGGAGCACCCGCGGAGGCAGGCCCCCCGCCCGCACCGGCGTACCGCACAGCGGCCGCGGTACCGGAGGCCGAGGTCCTGGACGAGCTGGACTTCGCGGGGGAGCGCTGGGTCGAGCAGACCTTGGCGGGCCTGACACTCGCTGAAGAGGTGGGGCAGCTCGTCATTCCCTGGATTCCCGGCGCCTATGCTTCGACCTCGAGCCCCGAGTTCAAGGAGATCGCGGGGTGGGTGGAGGAGCTGGGTCTGGGGGGGGTGTCCATCTCCATCGGCTTGCCCCACTCGTATGCTGCGAAGCTGAACGAGCTGCAGCGCCGCGCCCGCGTCCCGCTGTTGGTCACCTCCGACTTCGAGAACGGCGGACCGGGGATGCGGATCAACCACTCCTACGCGCTGCCCTCTCTGCTCGCACAAGGCGGTGGCACCAGCTTTCCGCCGACCATGGCGTTCGGCGCCATCGCGGACGAGCGCGCCGCCTTCGAGTATGGCCGCATCACGGCGGCTGAGGCACGCGCTGTGGGTGTGCACATGATCTTCGCGCCGGTGTTGGACGTGAACTCCAATCCCGCCAACCCGATCATCAACACGCGTTCGTTCGGCGAGAGGCCGGCCGACGTGGCCCGGTTGGGTGTCGCGTTCATCGAGGGGGCGCGGGCCGGGGGCGGACTCACCACCGCCAAGCACTTCCCGGGGCACGGAGATACGGAGACCGACTCGCACCTGGCCCTGCCGGTCGTGACGGCCGACCGAGCGCGTTTGGATCGTCTCGAGTTGGTGCCGTTTCGCGCTGCCGTCGACCATGGCGTGGACGGGGTCATGACTGCTCATGTGTCCGTGCCGGCCGTGCTCGGTGAGGATGCTCCCCCGGCTACGTTGTCTCCGTACTTCATGACGCGGCTGCTGCGTGAAGAGATGGGATTCCGCGGCGTCCTCTTCACGGACGCGCTCCGGATGGCGGCGATCAGCGATGCCTATGGCGGTGGTGAGGCTGCGGTGCTCGCCATCGAGGCAGGCTCGGACGTCATCCTGGCGCCCGAGGATCCGCGTGCGGCCGTGACCGCCGTGACGGATGCCGTGAACAGCGGACGCATCCCCAGGGAGCGCATCCAGGCGTCGGTGCGGAGGATCCTCACGTTGAAGGCCCGCGTGGGCCTGCACGAGCGACGCTTCGTAGACATGGAAGCCGTCGACGAGCTGGTGGGGTCCGCAGAGCACGTCAGGGCTGCGGAAGCGGACGCGGTGCAGTCCGTGACCCTGGTCACGGATTCCTGGGCGCTGGTGCCGTTGGACCTGGCGCGGCGCCGCCGGATTCTCTCGATCACCTACGCTCGTGTGAGCGACCCGGCCGCGGGCCTGGCCTTCGACGCCGAGTTGCGCCGGTTCGGCGCGGAGGTACGGAGCCAGCGCGTGTTCGACGAGACACCGCAGGACGGCTACGTCGAGCTGGCAGCCGCGTCCGACAGCGTCGATCTCGTGGTGGTCAGCGCCTACACCCCGCCGACGGCAGCCGCGGGCAGCGTGGCGGCCCCGGAGGGGTTGTCGGGGTTGGTGGAGGGATTGCGGGGGCGCTCTCCGGTGGTGGTGGTGTCGCTGGGCAACCCCTACCTGCGTACGGCCTTTCCGCACGCGGATGCCTATTTGATCGGCTGGGGCCCGCACGAGGTGTCCCAGCAGGCTGCCGCGCGAGCGTTGGTCGGAGCCCAACCGATCACCGGACGCCTCCCCATCACACTCCCGCCGGAGCAGCGCGTGGGCATGGGCCTCGACCGCGCCGCCACCGGAGCGCGCCCCGTCAGTGACGTGCGCGATCCGCTGGCGGAGGCAGGCGTGCTACCGGGCCGCCGTGTCGTCCGCGCCGCGGGTGCGCAGGACGGAGCGCTGCAAGCGACCGGCATGCGGATCTCCCCGCTGGAGACGGAGGCGAGCGAAGTCGGGATGTCCGAAGCGGTCCTCGCCCAACTGGATTCGTTGATCCTGGCCGGCGTGGAGCAGGGGGTGGCGCCCGGTGTCGCCGTGGCCGTGGGCCGCCACGGGCGTGTCGTGCGCCTGCGTGGGTTCGGACGCCTCGACACCGATGCGACGTCGCCTCCAGCGGACGCGGCCACGCTCTGGGACCTGGCATCGCTGACCAAAGTGGTGGGCACCACCACCGCCGCGATGCTCCTGGTCGAGGAAGGGCGTCTGGACCTCGATGCGCCCGTGATCCGTTACCTGCCCGACTGGGCGGATGGAGACCCCCGCAAGCGGGACGTGACCGTCCGCCACCTCTTGCTGCACCGAGCCGGGCTACCACCCTTCCGCCAATGGTACCTGCAGGAGAGCGGCAGAGACGCGTACCAACGCGTGATCAACGGGCTCGCGCTGGACTATGCCCCCGGCGATTCGACCGTCTACTCGGACATCGGCTTGATGACGACCGGCTTCATCGTCGAGCGCATCAGCGGCCTGACCCTGGACGCCTTCCTGGCCGAGCGGGTGTTCGGGCCGCTGGGGATGGTCGACACGGGCTTCCGGCCCGCGGCCGAGTTGATCGACCGGATCGCGCCGACCGAGATCGACCGGACCTTTCGACGGCGCCATGTGCGCGGCGAGGTCCACGACGAGAACGCATGGGCCCTGGGCGGAGTGGCTGGGCATGCGGGGTTGTTTTCCTCGGCCCGGGACCTCGCGGTGTTCGCGGCGATGATGCTGGGGAACGGAGTCGCTCCCGCGTGCCGACCGGTCGCGGGCTCGGGTGTGCCCTGCAACGCACCGCGCCCACGGGACCTGACCCTCCTCAACGCGTCGACCATCCGGCTGTTCACCTTGCGGCACGACGGAACGTCCAGCCGCGCACTGGGCTGGGATACTCCCAGCGGAAACTCGTCGGCGGGGCAGTATTTTTCTCGGCGTTCCTTCGGGCACACCGGTTTCACCGGGACGTCCATCTGGATGGATCCCGAGCGCGACCTCTTCGTGGTGTTGCTCACCAATCGTGTCAATCCCACGCGCGAGAATCAGGCGCACGTGCCCTTCCGGCGCGCTGTCCACGACCTGGCCGCGCGGGCGGTGCTCGATGCTCCGGTAGGGCGGGAGTGA
- a CDS encoding glycoside hydrolase family 3 N-terminal domain-containing protein — protein MRAFRSPPRELQWLRGQAAALALVLACANPSLAQSPEGAPGGEGRGGAEYTWSTATLETLSLRQKAGQVLMPLVEGAFTPAGSESLAQTLDAIEKSEVGGLIVTMGSPTEVAVKLNYLQGLSRLPLLVGADLEEGPGFRFDGIVRLPGAYELGGATTFPSLMAIGATGDPQYAYQAGLATGREALALGIHLPFAPVLDVNNNPDNPIINTRSFGEDAERVAAMGALFVRGIQEAGAIATGKHFPGHGDTDTDSHFALPVIRSTRSRLDSLELVPFRRAIDDGIGAIMTAHISLPEITGEQRLPATLSGKVLTDLLQRDLGFSGLVVTDAMNMGAIDRAYGRGEAAVRALMAGADIILMPPNPEVAINAIVTAVEAGRLPEARLDEAVTKILRAKERLGLDRRRTVDVAGVVYKVGIPEHREIADEIAAHSMTLIKNDRVLPLRGTRRARVLSLTYRRESDLLAGRSFDRVLRETYPRLRTESVYRDTDAGVYERLAREARQYELVVISTYVAAVTSSTQIGVAEGLARLVQSLSEAGVPHVVVSFGSPYLIRDFPTTRAYVAAWSGSGASQRAAAAALFGRAEFAGHLPTRISEDYPVGFGLTLQR, from the coding sequence GTGCGCGCATTCCGATCTCCGCCTCGCGAGCTTCAGTGGCTGCGGGGTCAGGCGGCGGCGCTTGCCCTGGTTCTCGCCTGTGCGAACCCGTCGCTGGCCCAATCGCCCGAGGGTGCGCCAGGGGGGGAAGGGCGGGGCGGAGCGGAATACACCTGGTCCACCGCGACGCTCGAGACCCTGAGCCTGCGTCAGAAGGCCGGCCAGGTCCTCATGCCCCTGGTGGAGGGGGCGTTCACGCCCGCCGGATCGGAAAGCCTCGCGCAAACGCTCGACGCCATCGAGAAGAGCGAGGTTGGGGGCCTCATTGTGACCATGGGCTCGCCCACCGAGGTCGCGGTCAAGTTGAACTACCTCCAGGGCCTGTCCCGCCTTCCCCTCCTGGTGGGTGCCGACCTCGAAGAGGGGCCGGGCTTCCGGTTCGACGGCATCGTCCGCCTCCCGGGCGCCTACGAGCTCGGGGGAGCGACGACCTTCCCGTCGCTCATGGCCATCGGCGCCACCGGGGATCCCCAGTACGCCTACCAGGCTGGACTGGCCACCGGTCGTGAGGCCCTGGCGCTGGGGATCCACCTGCCGTTCGCACCCGTCCTGGACGTCAACAACAACCCGGACAACCCCATCATCAACACGCGTTCGTTCGGTGAGGATGCCGAGCGCGTAGCCGCGATGGGGGCGCTGTTCGTGCGAGGGATCCAGGAGGCGGGCGCCATCGCCACCGGAAAGCACTTCCCGGGGCACGGGGATACGGACACGGACTCCCATTTCGCGCTGCCGGTCATCCGCTCCACGCGTTCCCGGCTGGATTCGCTGGAGTTGGTACCGTTCCGCCGCGCCATCGACGACGGGATCGGCGCCATCATGACCGCGCACATCTCGCTGCCGGAGATCACGGGGGAGCAACGGCTCCCGGCGACGCTTTCGGGCAAGGTGCTCACCGATCTCCTGCAGCGCGATCTGGGGTTCTCCGGCCTGGTGGTGACCGATGCCATGAACATGGGTGCCATCGACCGCGCCTACGGCCGCGGCGAGGCCGCGGTCCGGGCGCTCATGGCGGGAGCGGACATCATCCTGATGCCCCCCAACCCGGAGGTGGCGATCAACGCCATCGTGACGGCGGTCGAGGCAGGGCGGCTTCCGGAGGCGAGGCTGGACGAAGCCGTCACCAAGATCCTGCGGGCCAAAGAGCGCTTGGGGCTCGACCGTCGGCGCACGGTGGACGTTGCCGGTGTGGTCTACAAAGTGGGCATCCCCGAGCACCGGGAGATCGCGGACGAGATCGCCGCCCATTCGATGACCCTGATCAAGAACGATCGCGTTCTCCCACTCCGGGGCACGCGGCGGGCCCGCGTGCTTTCCCTCACCTACCGGAGGGAGAGTGATCTACTGGCCGGTCGTTCGTTCGACCGGGTCCTGAGGGAGACGTACCCACGGCTCCGCACGGAGAGCGTATACCGCGACACCGACGCGGGCGTCTACGAACGGCTCGCCCGCGAAGCGCGCCAGTACGAGCTGGTGGTCATCTCCACCTATGTGGCCGCCGTGACGTCCAGCACCCAGATTGGGGTCGCCGAAGGCCTGGCTCGTCTGGTTCAATCCCTCTCGGAGGCAGGAGTGCCGCACGTGGTCGTCTCGTTCGGGAGCCCGTACCTCATCCGCGATTTTCCGACAACGCGCGCCTACGTGGCGGCCTGGAGCGGATCGGGGGCCAGCCAACGGGCGGCGGCGGCGGCCTTGTTCGGGAGGGCGGAGTTCGCGGGTCACCTTCCCACTCGCATCTCCGAAGACTACCCGGTGGGTTTCGGCCTCACCTTGCAGCGATGA
- a CDS encoding DUF1343 domain-containing protein, whose protein sequence is MNVLRLPQSYPITSTALLLLGACGGSSEAAPAATGEHTPARVRPGIEVLLTDSIDVVRGRRVALLTNHTGVDGEGRPSIDRLYEHPEVELVALFAPEHGIRGAAEAGELVESGRDEQTGLPIHSLYGDTRKPTPAMLEGIDVLLYDIQDVGTRYYTYLSTMALAMEAAGEAGIPFVVLDRPDPINGMTVQGDVLDPEYSTFVGRYPVPMRYGMTPGEFARLVRGEFGVEVELHVVPLDGWTRDLSFPETGLPWIAPSPNMPSVESALHYPGTCLFEGTNLSVGRGTPEAFQQIGAPWLDGEDLAQAMAAYDLPDVRVTAVSFTPRQPGDGKFGDETVQGVRLTALGPAYDPTRTAVALLIEARRMSGDRWDWREGHFDRLAGSDDLRLGIEAGRSLDAVTAPWSEQRRAFEQLRSRYLIYP, encoded by the coding sequence ATGAACGTACTCCGCCTCCCACAATCGTACCCGATCACGTCCACCGCGCTGCTCCTGCTCGGCGCCTGCGGGGGCAGCAGCGAAGCGGCTCCGGCCGCCACCGGGGAGCATACACCGGCTCGGGTACGTCCGGGAATCGAGGTCCTGCTCACGGACTCGATCGACGTCGTCCGCGGTCGAAGGGTGGCCCTGCTCACCAATCACACGGGCGTCGACGGCGAGGGACGGCCCTCCATCGACCGACTCTACGAGCACCCTGAGGTGGAGCTCGTGGCGCTGTTCGCTCCCGAGCACGGCATCCGCGGTGCCGCCGAGGCAGGCGAATTGGTGGAGAGCGGTCGGGACGAGCAGACCGGACTACCGATCCACTCGCTCTACGGCGACACCCGCAAGCCGACCCCGGCGATGCTGGAAGGGATCGATGTGCTGCTCTACGACATCCAGGACGTCGGGACCCGCTACTACACCTACCTCTCCACCATGGCTTTGGCGATGGAAGCCGCGGGCGAGGCCGGGATCCCTTTCGTGGTGCTGGACCGACCCGATCCCATCAACGGCATGACCGTGCAGGGAGACGTGCTGGATCCCGAGTACTCCACGTTCGTGGGACGCTACCCGGTGCCCATGCGCTACGGAATGACGCCGGGCGAGTTCGCGCGACTGGTCCGCGGGGAGTTCGGGGTGGAAGTGGAACTCCACGTCGTCCCTTTGGACGGATGGACGAGGGACCTGTCCTTCCCCGAGACCGGGCTGCCCTGGATCGCCCCATCACCCAACATGCCCTCGGTCGAGAGCGCCCTGCACTACCCGGGGACCTGCCTGTTCGAGGGGACCAACCTCTCCGTGGGTCGCGGAACGCCTGAGGCATTCCAGCAAATCGGCGCGCCCTGGCTGGATGGCGAGGACCTGGCCCAAGCCATGGCGGCGTACGACCTGCCCGACGTCCGCGTCACAGCCGTTTCGTTCACCCCGCGCCAGCCTGGGGATGGCAAGTTCGGAGACGAAACCGTCCAGGGCGTCCGCCTGACCGCCCTGGGTCCTGCCTACGACCCGACCCGCACGGCCGTCGCGCTGCTGATCGAGGCCCGGAGGATGTCGGGGGATCGCTGGGATTGGCGGGAAGGTCACTTCGACCGGCTGGCCGGCAGCGACGACCTTCGTCTCGGCATCGAAGCCGGACGAAGCCTCGACGCCGTTACGGCACCCTGGTCGGAACAGCGTCGGGCCTTCGAACAGCTCCGCAGCCGCTACCTCATCTACCCGTGA